The following proteins come from a genomic window of Salvia hispanica cultivar TCC Black 2014 chromosome 4, UniMelb_Shisp_WGS_1.0, whole genome shotgun sequence:
- the LOC125218163 gene encoding ribosome-recycling factor, chloroplastic-like: MATTFSSVSHLRSVFYASIAPKTRLSLPDFKNVRSWSASANYVDVKLHAAARAVSAKAKRIGVRCATLEEIEEEKSLIEEDARERMEKAIDNVRASFNSIRTGRANPAILDKVEVEYYGTPVVLKSIAQISTPDASSILVQPYDKSSLKSIEKAIVNSDLGMTPNNDGEVIRLSMPQLTSDRRKELSKVVAKQAEEGKVAIRNIRRDAIKSYEKLEKEKKLSEDNVKDLSADLQKVTDEYMKKIESIFKQKEKELLQV, encoded by the exons ATGGCGACGACGTTCTCGTCTGTATCTCACCTGCGCTCCGTCTTCTACGCCTCCATTGCGCCCAAAACTCGCCTCTCACTTCCAG attttaaaaatgtgcgTTCATGGAGTGCCTCGGCGAATTACGTCGACGTTAAGCTTCACGCGGCGGCGAGGGCGGTTTCTGCGAAAGCGAAGAG AATCGGAGTGAGGTGTGCAACTCTCGAGGAAATAGAAGAGGAGAAGTCATTGATTGAGGAAGATGCT AGAGAAAGGATGGAGAAGGCTATTGATAATGTTAGGGCAAGTTTCAATTCGATTAGGACGGGAAGGGCAAATCCAGCTATACTGGACAAAGTTGAG GTAGAGTATTATGGAACACCAGTTGTTTTGAAGAGCATAGCTCAGATAAGTACTCCAGATGCAAGTTCCATACTGGTGCAGCCCTATGACAAATCCAG CTTGAAATCTATAGAGAAAGCAATTGTCAATTCCGACCTTGGGATGACTCCAAACAATGACGGAGAAGTTATTAGGTTGTCTATGCCACAACTCACATCAGACAGGAGGAAG GAGTTGTCAAAGGTTGTGGCTAAGCAAGCTGAAGAAGGCAAG GTTGCCATAAGGAATATCAGAAGAGATGCCATCAAATCTTATGAAAAGCTTGAGAAG GAGAAGAAGCTCTCAGAGGATAATGTGAAGGACCTATCTGCTGATTTGCAG AAAGTGACAGATGAGTACATGAAGAAGATCGAGTCCATTTTCAAACAGAAAGAGAAG GAGCTGCTGCAAGTATGA
- the LOC125185322 gene encoding protein SMAX1-LIKE 4-like: MASYQTYVKCQMKQPQLDALRPLWRARAYVFELGKIDWIGNVYNVQWSGGDSRVAFSENSSPVWERKVMLMKEEGGEDVLTCCQECRLEYEKQAIHQISFLDTEHLPSWLKPHANKEDLDQLRRKYNRQRQNLHHNHLVGRNSHH; this comes from the exons ATGGCGAGTTATCAGACTTATGTCAAGTGCCAGATGAAGCAGCCGCAGCTGGACGCGCTCCGTCCCCTCTGGCGGGCTCGGGCTTATGTTTTTGAGTTAGGAAAAATTGATTGGATTGGAAATGTATATAATGTGCAGTGGAGTGGGGGTGATTCGAGGGTTGCATTCTCGGAGAATTCGTCACCGGTTTGGGAGAGGAAAGTGATGTTAATGAAGGAGGAAGGTGGAGAGGATGTTCTGACGTGTTGTCAGGAATGCAGATTGGAGTATGAGAAGCAGGCAATTCATCAGATATCGTTTTTGGATACAGAGCATTTGCCTTCTTGGCTCAAGCCACATGCTAATAAg GAGGATTTGGATCAGTTGAGGAGGAAGTACAATAGGCAGCGCCAGAATCTGCATCACAACCATCTTGTGGGAAGGAATAGCCATCACTAG
- the LOC125222821 gene encoding protein TIME FOR COFFEE-like isoform X2 gives MERNRDTRRATVSAANALPRRRQRITTLRDSIDKDRQMKSQETDREEKELEREFRKRRRIDRTAAQQRSESTDSSEEEEEMRIHQHNQISLNNRRGLRAHRSSPVLIAAGDAMLGVPVPRRARSASAKRLQEFSNSGSGGFGDDSMKKMKYSERRNPISNPKQSQDDIEIEVAEALFDLMKQSQSKSSQRQESVDRDRLIPAGDELKISKANAGADLGDSLKELKREGRAEKERFPDDGFVNKVKVGSPKESESPSSAKVNACEIQDATVTKAHYDAVIVETKKETKLEIDLMKSEVAAKDGRLAVASAMQGEKIEIVNSDQQSNLDVENHTPQQQARKENKNQSPTSLLPFPIGMSSWPGVLPHPGFMLPLQAMPVNGITKSSLIMQPPQFKFSQSRPKRCAIHQYLAQSIHCHQELVKKSLSNGPIALCGSKSPSLKFTSPAQHFIPGSPFLGEFQGGQDLATSSVGNGKDKSSDAAVALNSTSSKSSHQASASSFLHGHGFLLPFGNHQTTMMAPTNSSGSPQSATSAANTTMLSNSAGRLPVNFPLPNASTSSPYMAILQNNGCSIPISTNISTPPFKGGSHSIPFFNPSLYPSPAFNQQPFTTSHHASSQSASQNSNLSSHRQPQSSGKTSENKLPTSVSANLQSDKPAQPSYSSIMSDATINWKNGASFAPSFVSHSAKPNSSPQQGSKSRVAYDFSFGSNASATPVPVLNFSSTAQSSGMFQMPPDMSLSGMQMLHQKNFQTSEGKSLASGGQSLNSSRSDHSEISALSTMGPPKFDARTMNFLPSSLDGRPPFPTTSGVPVPNFQQHHNIHGSFLTGVLPSSSSHVSQGQTHITFGNGSFQGHQFVMPRNASSVASPLPSQEADGQKSASPACRRNVPSILSTCPSQLPELKY, from the exons ATGGAGAGGAACAGAGATACACGAAGAGCGACTGTCTCCGCAGCTAACGCTTTGCCGAGAAGACGGCAAAGGATCACTACTCTCAGAGATTCAATcg ACAAGGATAGGCAGATGAAATCGCAGGAAACCGATCGAGAGGAGAAGGAGCTGGAACGAGAGTTTCggaagagaagaagaatcGATAGGACTGCGGCGCAGCAGAGGAGCGAGAGTACGGACTCGAgtgaagaggaagaggagatGAGGATTCATCAGCATAATCAAATCTCGTTGAATAATCGCCGAGGTCTCCGTGCACACCGCTCGTCGCCGGTTCTTATAGCTGCCGGAGACGCAATGTTGGGGGTTCCTGTTCCCCGGAGAGCTCGCTCTG cTTCGGCGAAGAGATTGCAAGAGTTTTCCAATTCAGGCAGTGGCGGCTTTGGCGATGACTCTATGAAAAAGATG AAATATTCGGAGCGAAGAAATCCGATTTCGAATCCCAAGCAGAGTCAAGATGATATCGAGATTGAGGTTGCTGAAGCTCTGTTCGATCTGATGAAACAATCCCAATCCAAATCTTCGCAAAGGCAAGAAAGCGTTGATAGAGATAGATTAATTCCAGCTGGCGACG AGTTAAAGATATC AAAAGCGAATGCTGGAGCAGATTTGGGTGACTCGTTGAAAGAGCTAAAGAGAGAAGGAAGGGCTGAGAAAGAGAGGTTTCCTGATGATGGTTTTGTGAATAAAGTTAAAGTGGGGTCTCCAAAAGAAAGCGAGTCGCCATCATCTGCTAAAGTAAATGCTTGTGAAATTCAGGATGCGACAGTTACAAAAGC GCATTATGACGCAGTTATTGTGGAGACTAAGAAGGAAACTAAGCTGGAGATTGATTTGATG AAGAGTGAGGTTGCTGCAAAGGACGGTCGCTTGGCGGTTGCATCAGCAATGCAGGGAGAGAAGATTGAGATTGTTAATAGCGATCAACAATCAAATCTTGATGTTGAGAATCATACCCCTCAGCAGCAAGCTAGGAAGGAGAATAAAAATCAAT CACCAACTTCCTTGTTGCCTTTCCCTATTGGTATGAGTAGCTGGCCTGGTGTTCTTCCTCATCCAGG ATTTATGCTGCCTCTGCAAGCTATGCCTGTAAATGGAATCACGAAATCTTCATTGATAATGCAG CCCCCTCAATTTAAATTCTCCCAGTCTCGTCCAAAGAGATGCGCCATCCATCAATACCTTGCGCAAAGCATCCATTGCCACCAGGAGCTCGTCAAGAAGTCTCTATCAAATGGTCCCATAGCTTTGTGTGGAAGCAAGTCACCGAGCCTAAAATTTACATCACCAGCCCAACACTTCATCCCCGGAAGCCCATTTCTTGGAGAGTTTCAAGGAGGGCAGGATTTAGCAACTAGTTCTGTTGGAAATGGAAAAGATAAGAGCTCGGATGCTGCTGTAGCTTTAAATAGCACAAGCAGTAAGTCCTCACATCAAGCCTCCGCTTCTAGTTTCTTG CATGGCCACGGTTTTCTATTGCCGTTTGGTAACCATCAAACGACAATGATGGCACCAACTAATTCTTCTGGATCTCCTCAATCTGCAACCTCAGCTGCAAATACTACTATGCTGTCTAATTCAGCTGGGCGGCTTCCGGTCAACTTTCCCTTGCCTAATGCATCAACTTCTTCCCCATACATGGCCATACTACAGAACAATGGTTGCTCGATCCCTATTTCAACAAACATTTCAACGCCTCCCTTTAAAGGAGGATCCCATTCAATCCCCTTCTTTAACCCCTCTTTGTACCCTTCCCCGGCATTCAATCAGCAGCCTTTCACCACATCTCATCATGCTTCATCCCAATCAGcttctcaaaattcaaacttgtCATCACATAGACAACCCCAGTCCAGTGGTAAAACCAGTGAGAATAAACTCCCTACTTCTGTATCTGCAAATCTGCAGTCAGATAAGCCGGCCCAGCCCTCCTACTCGTCCATCATGTCTGATGCTACAATTAATTGGAAAAATGGTGCTTCGTTTGCTCCTAGCTTTGTATCTCACTCTGCAAAACCAAATAGTTCGCCACAACAGGGTTCCAAGAGTAGAGTTGCATATGATTTCTCTTTCGGTTCAAATGCTTCTGCAACCCCAGTGCCAGTGCTCAACTTCTCATCCACGGCGCAGAGCTCTGGTATGTTCCAGATGCCTCCTGACATGTCTCTGAGTGGTATGCAGATGTTACACCAGAAGAATTTCCAGACCTCCGAAGGGAAGTCCTTAGCCAGTGGTGGTCAGTCTCTTAACTCCTCAAGATCAGATCACTCAGAGATATCAGCCCTCTCCACCATGGGACCTCCCAAGTTTGATGCTCGAACTATGAATTTTCTTCCATCCTCCCTCGATGGCCGCCCACCATTTCCGACAACATCTGGTGTGCCTGTCCCAAATTTTCAGCAGCATCACAACATTCATGGATCTTTCCTTACTGGCGTACTCCCGAGCAGCAGTAGCCACGTGTCTCAAGGCCAAACTCACATAACTTTTGGTAATGGTTCATTTCAAGGACATCAGTTTGTGATGCCAAGAAATGCCTCTTCCGTGGCCTCACCACTACCATCCCAAGAGGCGGATGGCCAGAAGTCGGCGTCCCCTGCGTGCAGACGGAACGTTCCATCGATTCTAAGCACGTGTCCCAGCCAACTGCCGGAGCTCAAATACTGA
- the LOC125222821 gene encoding protein TIME FOR COFFEE-like isoform X1: MERNRDTRRATVSAANALPRRRQRITTLRDSIDKDRQMKSQETDREEKELEREFRKRRRIDRTAAQQRSESTDSSEEEEEMRIHQHNQISLNNRRGLRAHRSSPVLIAAGDAMLGVPVPRRARSASAKRLQEFSNSGSGGFGDDSMKKMKYSERRNPISNPKQSQDDIEIEVAEALFDLMKQSQSKSSQRQESVDRDRLIPAGDELKISKADGGKDENNAFSVRNEPPIKANAGADLGDSLKELKREGRAEKERFPDDGFVNKVKVGSPKESESPSSAKVNACEIQDATVTKAHYDAVIVETKKETKLEIDLMKSEVAAKDGRLAVASAMQGEKIEIVNSDQQSNLDVENHTPQQQARKENKNQSPTSLLPFPIGMSSWPGVLPHPGFMLPLQAMPVNGITKSSLIMQPPQFKFSQSRPKRCAIHQYLAQSIHCHQELVKKSLSNGPIALCGSKSPSLKFTSPAQHFIPGSPFLGEFQGGQDLATSSVGNGKDKSSDAAVALNSTSSKSSHQASASSFLHGHGFLLPFGNHQTTMMAPTNSSGSPQSATSAANTTMLSNSAGRLPVNFPLPNASTSSPYMAILQNNGCSIPISTNISTPPFKGGSHSIPFFNPSLYPSPAFNQQPFTTSHHASSQSASQNSNLSSHRQPQSSGKTSENKLPTSVSANLQSDKPAQPSYSSIMSDATINWKNGASFAPSFVSHSAKPNSSPQQGSKSRVAYDFSFGSNASATPVPVLNFSSTAQSSGMFQMPPDMSLSGMQMLHQKNFQTSEGKSLASGGQSLNSSRSDHSEISALSTMGPPKFDARTMNFLPSSLDGRPPFPTTSGVPVPNFQQHHNIHGSFLTGVLPSSSSHVSQGQTHITFGNGSFQGHQFVMPRNASSVASPLPSQEADGQKSASPACRRNVPSILSTCPSQLPELKY, from the exons ATGGAGAGGAACAGAGATACACGAAGAGCGACTGTCTCCGCAGCTAACGCTTTGCCGAGAAGACGGCAAAGGATCACTACTCTCAGAGATTCAATcg ACAAGGATAGGCAGATGAAATCGCAGGAAACCGATCGAGAGGAGAAGGAGCTGGAACGAGAGTTTCggaagagaagaagaatcGATAGGACTGCGGCGCAGCAGAGGAGCGAGAGTACGGACTCGAgtgaagaggaagaggagatGAGGATTCATCAGCATAATCAAATCTCGTTGAATAATCGCCGAGGTCTCCGTGCACACCGCTCGTCGCCGGTTCTTATAGCTGCCGGAGACGCAATGTTGGGGGTTCCTGTTCCCCGGAGAGCTCGCTCTG cTTCGGCGAAGAGATTGCAAGAGTTTTCCAATTCAGGCAGTGGCGGCTTTGGCGATGACTCTATGAAAAAGATG AAATATTCGGAGCGAAGAAATCCGATTTCGAATCCCAAGCAGAGTCAAGATGATATCGAGATTGAGGTTGCTGAAGCTCTGTTCGATCTGATGAAACAATCCCAATCCAAATCTTCGCAAAGGCAAGAAAGCGTTGATAGAGATAGATTAATTCCAGCTGGCGACG AGTTAAAGATATCAAAAGCTGATGGTGGCAAAGATGAGAATAACGCCTTTTCAGTTCGAAATGAGCCACCAATAAAAGCGAATGCTGGAGCAGATTTGGGTGACTCGTTGAAAGAGCTAAAGAGAGAAGGAAGGGCTGAGAAAGAGAGGTTTCCTGATGATGGTTTTGTGAATAAAGTTAAAGTGGGGTCTCCAAAAGAAAGCGAGTCGCCATCATCTGCTAAAGTAAATGCTTGTGAAATTCAGGATGCGACAGTTACAAAAGC GCATTATGACGCAGTTATTGTGGAGACTAAGAAGGAAACTAAGCTGGAGATTGATTTGATG AAGAGTGAGGTTGCTGCAAAGGACGGTCGCTTGGCGGTTGCATCAGCAATGCAGGGAGAGAAGATTGAGATTGTTAATAGCGATCAACAATCAAATCTTGATGTTGAGAATCATACCCCTCAGCAGCAAGCTAGGAAGGAGAATAAAAATCAAT CACCAACTTCCTTGTTGCCTTTCCCTATTGGTATGAGTAGCTGGCCTGGTGTTCTTCCTCATCCAGG ATTTATGCTGCCTCTGCAAGCTATGCCTGTAAATGGAATCACGAAATCTTCATTGATAATGCAG CCCCCTCAATTTAAATTCTCCCAGTCTCGTCCAAAGAGATGCGCCATCCATCAATACCTTGCGCAAAGCATCCATTGCCACCAGGAGCTCGTCAAGAAGTCTCTATCAAATGGTCCCATAGCTTTGTGTGGAAGCAAGTCACCGAGCCTAAAATTTACATCACCAGCCCAACACTTCATCCCCGGAAGCCCATTTCTTGGAGAGTTTCAAGGAGGGCAGGATTTAGCAACTAGTTCTGTTGGAAATGGAAAAGATAAGAGCTCGGATGCTGCTGTAGCTTTAAATAGCACAAGCAGTAAGTCCTCACATCAAGCCTCCGCTTCTAGTTTCTTG CATGGCCACGGTTTTCTATTGCCGTTTGGTAACCATCAAACGACAATGATGGCACCAACTAATTCTTCTGGATCTCCTCAATCTGCAACCTCAGCTGCAAATACTACTATGCTGTCTAATTCAGCTGGGCGGCTTCCGGTCAACTTTCCCTTGCCTAATGCATCAACTTCTTCCCCATACATGGCCATACTACAGAACAATGGTTGCTCGATCCCTATTTCAACAAACATTTCAACGCCTCCCTTTAAAGGAGGATCCCATTCAATCCCCTTCTTTAACCCCTCTTTGTACCCTTCCCCGGCATTCAATCAGCAGCCTTTCACCACATCTCATCATGCTTCATCCCAATCAGcttctcaaaattcaaacttgtCATCACATAGACAACCCCAGTCCAGTGGTAAAACCAGTGAGAATAAACTCCCTACTTCTGTATCTGCAAATCTGCAGTCAGATAAGCCGGCCCAGCCCTCCTACTCGTCCATCATGTCTGATGCTACAATTAATTGGAAAAATGGTGCTTCGTTTGCTCCTAGCTTTGTATCTCACTCTGCAAAACCAAATAGTTCGCCACAACAGGGTTCCAAGAGTAGAGTTGCATATGATTTCTCTTTCGGTTCAAATGCTTCTGCAACCCCAGTGCCAGTGCTCAACTTCTCATCCACGGCGCAGAGCTCTGGTATGTTCCAGATGCCTCCTGACATGTCTCTGAGTGGTATGCAGATGTTACACCAGAAGAATTTCCAGACCTCCGAAGGGAAGTCCTTAGCCAGTGGTGGTCAGTCTCTTAACTCCTCAAGATCAGATCACTCAGAGATATCAGCCCTCTCCACCATGGGACCTCCCAAGTTTGATGCTCGAACTATGAATTTTCTTCCATCCTCCCTCGATGGCCGCCCACCATTTCCGACAACATCTGGTGTGCCTGTCCCAAATTTTCAGCAGCATCACAACATTCATGGATCTTTCCTTACTGGCGTACTCCCGAGCAGCAGTAGCCACGTGTCTCAAGGCCAAACTCACATAACTTTTGGTAATGGTTCATTTCAAGGACATCAGTTTGTGATGCCAAGAAATGCCTCTTCCGTGGCCTCACCACTACCATCCCAAGAGGCGGATGGCCAGAAGTCGGCGTCCCCTGCGTGCAGACGGAACGTTCCATCGATTCTAAGCACGTGTCCCAGCCAACTGCCGGAGCTCAAATACTGA
- the LOC125222821 gene encoding protein TIME FOR COFFEE-like isoform X3: protein MKKMKYSERRNPISNPKQSQDDIEIEVAEALFDLMKQSQSKSSQRQESVDRDRLIPAGDELKISKADGGKDENNAFSVRNEPPIKANAGADLGDSLKELKREGRAEKERFPDDGFVNKVKVGSPKESESPSSAKVNACEIQDATVTKAHYDAVIVETKKETKLEIDLMKSEVAAKDGRLAVASAMQGEKIEIVNSDQQSNLDVENHTPQQQARKENKNQSPTSLLPFPIGMSSWPGVLPHPGFMLPLQAMPVNGITKSSLIMQPPQFKFSQSRPKRCAIHQYLAQSIHCHQELVKKSLSNGPIALCGSKSPSLKFTSPAQHFIPGSPFLGEFQGGQDLATSSVGNGKDKSSDAAVALNSTSSKSSHQASASSFLHGHGFLLPFGNHQTTMMAPTNSSGSPQSATSAANTTMLSNSAGRLPVNFPLPNASTSSPYMAILQNNGCSIPISTNISTPPFKGGSHSIPFFNPSLYPSPAFNQQPFTTSHHASSQSASQNSNLSSHRQPQSSGKTSENKLPTSVSANLQSDKPAQPSYSSIMSDATINWKNGASFAPSFVSHSAKPNSSPQQGSKSRVAYDFSFGSNASATPVPVLNFSSTAQSSGMFQMPPDMSLSGMQMLHQKNFQTSEGKSLASGGQSLNSSRSDHSEISALSTMGPPKFDARTMNFLPSSLDGRPPFPTTSGVPVPNFQQHHNIHGSFLTGVLPSSSSHVSQGQTHITFGNGSFQGHQFVMPRNASSVASPLPSQEADGQKSASPACRRNVPSILSTCPSQLPELKY, encoded by the exons ATGAAAAAGATG AAATATTCGGAGCGAAGAAATCCGATTTCGAATCCCAAGCAGAGTCAAGATGATATCGAGATTGAGGTTGCTGAAGCTCTGTTCGATCTGATGAAACAATCCCAATCCAAATCTTCGCAAAGGCAAGAAAGCGTTGATAGAGATAGATTAATTCCAGCTGGCGACG AGTTAAAGATATCAAAAGCTGATGGTGGCAAAGATGAGAATAACGCCTTTTCAGTTCGAAATGAGCCACCAATAAAAGCGAATGCTGGAGCAGATTTGGGTGACTCGTTGAAAGAGCTAAAGAGAGAAGGAAGGGCTGAGAAAGAGAGGTTTCCTGATGATGGTTTTGTGAATAAAGTTAAAGTGGGGTCTCCAAAAGAAAGCGAGTCGCCATCATCTGCTAAAGTAAATGCTTGTGAAATTCAGGATGCGACAGTTACAAAAGC GCATTATGACGCAGTTATTGTGGAGACTAAGAAGGAAACTAAGCTGGAGATTGATTTGATG AAGAGTGAGGTTGCTGCAAAGGACGGTCGCTTGGCGGTTGCATCAGCAATGCAGGGAGAGAAGATTGAGATTGTTAATAGCGATCAACAATCAAATCTTGATGTTGAGAATCATACCCCTCAGCAGCAAGCTAGGAAGGAGAATAAAAATCAAT CACCAACTTCCTTGTTGCCTTTCCCTATTGGTATGAGTAGCTGGCCTGGTGTTCTTCCTCATCCAGG ATTTATGCTGCCTCTGCAAGCTATGCCTGTAAATGGAATCACGAAATCTTCATTGATAATGCAG CCCCCTCAATTTAAATTCTCCCAGTCTCGTCCAAAGAGATGCGCCATCCATCAATACCTTGCGCAAAGCATCCATTGCCACCAGGAGCTCGTCAAGAAGTCTCTATCAAATGGTCCCATAGCTTTGTGTGGAAGCAAGTCACCGAGCCTAAAATTTACATCACCAGCCCAACACTTCATCCCCGGAAGCCCATTTCTTGGAGAGTTTCAAGGAGGGCAGGATTTAGCAACTAGTTCTGTTGGAAATGGAAAAGATAAGAGCTCGGATGCTGCTGTAGCTTTAAATAGCACAAGCAGTAAGTCCTCACATCAAGCCTCCGCTTCTAGTTTCTTG CATGGCCACGGTTTTCTATTGCCGTTTGGTAACCATCAAACGACAATGATGGCACCAACTAATTCTTCTGGATCTCCTCAATCTGCAACCTCAGCTGCAAATACTACTATGCTGTCTAATTCAGCTGGGCGGCTTCCGGTCAACTTTCCCTTGCCTAATGCATCAACTTCTTCCCCATACATGGCCATACTACAGAACAATGGTTGCTCGATCCCTATTTCAACAAACATTTCAACGCCTCCCTTTAAAGGAGGATCCCATTCAATCCCCTTCTTTAACCCCTCTTTGTACCCTTCCCCGGCATTCAATCAGCAGCCTTTCACCACATCTCATCATGCTTCATCCCAATCAGcttctcaaaattcaaacttgtCATCACATAGACAACCCCAGTCCAGTGGTAAAACCAGTGAGAATAAACTCCCTACTTCTGTATCTGCAAATCTGCAGTCAGATAAGCCGGCCCAGCCCTCCTACTCGTCCATCATGTCTGATGCTACAATTAATTGGAAAAATGGTGCTTCGTTTGCTCCTAGCTTTGTATCTCACTCTGCAAAACCAAATAGTTCGCCACAACAGGGTTCCAAGAGTAGAGTTGCATATGATTTCTCTTTCGGTTCAAATGCTTCTGCAACCCCAGTGCCAGTGCTCAACTTCTCATCCACGGCGCAGAGCTCTGGTATGTTCCAGATGCCTCCTGACATGTCTCTGAGTGGTATGCAGATGTTACACCAGAAGAATTTCCAGACCTCCGAAGGGAAGTCCTTAGCCAGTGGTGGTCAGTCTCTTAACTCCTCAAGATCAGATCACTCAGAGATATCAGCCCTCTCCACCATGGGACCTCCCAAGTTTGATGCTCGAACTATGAATTTTCTTCCATCCTCCCTCGATGGCCGCCCACCATTTCCGACAACATCTGGTGTGCCTGTCCCAAATTTTCAGCAGCATCACAACATTCATGGATCTTTCCTTACTGGCGTACTCCCGAGCAGCAGTAGCCACGTGTCTCAAGGCCAAACTCACATAACTTTTGGTAATGGTTCATTTCAAGGACATCAGTTTGTGATGCCAAGAAATGCCTCTTCCGTGGCCTCACCACTACCATCCCAAGAGGCGGATGGCCAGAAGTCGGCGTCCCCTGCGTGCAGACGGAACGTTCCATCGATTCTAAGCACGTGTCCCAGCCAACTGCCGGAGCTCAAATACTGA